The Skermanella pratensis genome has a window encoding:
- a CDS encoding transglycosylase SLT domain-containing protein: MMALADAVAETNHDLMEKCAVFWGFENALLPTRKEWVFYEDDWHSRGVADFEHAEFTAQVLVDAQDDGQDETAGMGRLHAIVETALADTPADLAGRDRVMKEAVGRMAEQGMPLPPDWSAGEPEASDTRPVLAEILPADAVERLSPETVTKAPIVGEDGRQRTMLSYRVPFTEGAYAKLAERYAEAVFRESGEFDIPPSLVLAVMETESAFNPRARSPVPAFGLMQLVPTSGGLDAHRFVNGESAPMLSPESLYDPDTNIKLGTAYLKLLDTRYLRAVDHPESRLYSSIAAYNTGAGNVARAFNSTTNISSAASLINRLPPEKVFDHLSEQLPYEETRRYLVKVTGARERYRDWDLVAGHTDQVARAIQDTGVQTQ, from the coding sequence ATGATGGCGCTGGCCGACGCGGTAGCCGAGACGAACCATGATCTGATGGAGAAATGCGCAGTCTTCTGGGGCTTCGAGAACGCGTTGCTCCCGACCCGCAAGGAATGGGTCTTCTACGAGGACGACTGGCACAGCCGCGGTGTCGCGGACTTCGAGCACGCGGAGTTCACGGCCCAGGTCCTTGTAGACGCGCAGGACGACGGGCAAGACGAGACTGCCGGCATGGGCCGTCTGCATGCCATCGTGGAGACGGCCCTCGCCGACACGCCGGCCGACCTGGCGGGCCGCGACCGGGTCATGAAGGAAGCCGTTGGCAGGATGGCGGAGCAGGGCATGCCCTTGCCCCCCGACTGGTCGGCGGGCGAACCGGAAGCCAGCGACACCCGGCCCGTCCTGGCCGAGATCCTGCCTGCCGACGCCGTCGAGCGCCTGTCGCCTGAAACGGTGACGAAGGCTCCGATCGTCGGCGAGGACGGCCGGCAGCGTACGATGCTGAGCTACCGCGTCCCCTTCACGGAAGGAGCCTATGCCAAGCTGGCCGAGCGTTACGCGGAGGCGGTGTTCAGGGAGTCCGGCGAGTTCGACATTCCACCGTCCCTCGTCCTTGCGGTCATGGAAACCGAAAGCGCCTTCAATCCCCGGGCCCGGTCGCCGGTCCCGGCCTTCGGCCTGATGCAGCTGGTGCCGACCAGCGGCGGGCTGGACGCCCACCGGTTCGTCAACGGCGAATCCGCCCCCATGCTGAGCCCGGAATCGCTGTACGACCCGGATACCAACATCAAGCTCGGCACCGCCTACCTGAAGCTGCTGGATACGCGCTATCTGAGGGCCGTCGACCATCCGGAAAGCCGGCTCTACAGTTCCATCGCCGCCTACAACACCGGAGCAGGCAATGTGGCGCGGGCATTCAACAGCACGACGAACATCAGCAGTGCGGCTTCCCTGATCAACCGCCTCCCGCCGGAGAAAGTGTTCGATCATCTGAGCGAGCAACTGCCTTATGAGGAAACCCGGCGCTACCTGGTCAAGGTGACAGGAGCCCGCGAACGCTACCGAGACTGGGACCTGGTCGCGGGCCACACCGACCAGGTGGCCCGCGCAATCCAGGACACGGGCGTGCAGACGCAGTGA
- a CDS encoding CaiB/BaiF CoA transferase family protein, translated as MTSTTRPAPSGPLAGLKVFDMSRVLAGPSATQVLGDLGADVVKVERPGQGDDTRKWGPPYVRDADGNDTTESAYYLSANRNKRSITLDFTKPEGQALARRMIARSDILMENYKVGTLSRYNLGYDQLKDEFPGLIYCSVTGFGQTGPYAPRAGYDFLVQAMGGIMSVTGEPDGDPQKLGVGIADLMTGMYGLVAILAALHHRTRTGKGQHIDMALLDTQVAWLSYAGQYFLTSGEAPPRMGNAHPTIVPYEAFPASDGYIILGVGNDGQYARFCQFAGHPELATDPRFTTNEQRVRNRHDLIPTLRQVISCKPRDHWLKGLEPLGVPCSPINRIDQVFGDPQVKARGMEIALPHPLAPEPVHLLASPMRFSDTPVDYRHAPPTLGQHTDEVFRDWLGLDEAEVRRMRESGIV; from the coding sequence ATGACATCGACCACACGTCCCGCCCCCTCCGGTCCGCTTGCCGGACTGAAGGTCTTCGACATGAGCCGCGTCCTGGCGGGCCCCAGCGCCACCCAGGTGCTGGGAGACCTGGGCGCCGACGTGGTCAAGGTCGAACGGCCGGGCCAGGGCGACGACACGCGGAAATGGGGACCTCCCTATGTGCGCGACGCCGACGGCAACGACACGACGGAGAGCGCCTATTACCTGTCGGCCAACCGGAACAAGCGGTCGATCACCCTCGACTTCACCAAGCCGGAGGGGCAGGCCCTGGCCCGCCGCATGATCGCCCGAAGCGACATCCTGATGGAGAACTACAAGGTTGGGACGCTGAGCCGGTACAATCTCGGCTACGACCAGCTGAAGGACGAGTTTCCGGGGCTGATCTATTGCTCCGTCACGGGATTCGGCCAGACCGGCCCCTATGCCCCGCGGGCGGGCTACGATTTCCTGGTCCAGGCCATGGGCGGGATCATGAGCGTGACCGGCGAGCCGGACGGCGACCCGCAGAAGCTGGGCGTCGGCATCGCGGACCTGATGACCGGGATGTACGGCCTCGTCGCGATCCTGGCGGCGCTGCACCATCGCACCCGGACCGGCAAGGGCCAGCATATCGACATGGCGCTGCTGGACACCCAGGTGGCTTGGCTGTCCTATGCCGGCCAGTACTTCCTGACCAGCGGGGAGGCGCCCCCACGCATGGGCAACGCCCACCCGACGATCGTTCCCTACGAAGCCTTCCCGGCCTCCGACGGCTACATCATCCTGGGTGTCGGCAACGACGGGCAGTATGCCAGGTTCTGCCAGTTCGCCGGCCATCCCGAACTGGCGACCGACCCGCGCTTCACCACCAACGAGCAGCGGGTGCGCAACCGGCATGACCTGATCCCGACCCTGCGCCAGGTGATCTCGTGCAAGCCGCGGGACCACTGGCTGAAGGGCCTGGAACCCCTGGGAGTTCCATGCAGCCCGATCAACCGGATCGACCAGGTCTTCGGCGACCCGCAGGTGAAGGCCAGGGGCATGGAGATCGCCCTGCCCCATCCGCTGGCACCCGAACCGGTCCATTTGCTCGCCAGCCCGATGCGGTTCTCGGACACGCCGGTCGACTACAGGCATGCCCCGCCGACGCTGGGCCAGCACACCGACGAGGTTTTCCGCGACTGGCTCGGACTGGACGAAGCCGAAGTCCGGCGGATGCGGGAGTCCGGCATCGTCTGA
- a CDS encoding transcriptional regulator GcvA, giving the protein MGRRLPPLNAIRAFEAAARHLSFTRAAEELSVTQAAISHQIKGLEEVLGVPLFRRLNRALVLTEAGQGYLPPLRDALDQIADATAKLKAADGGGSLTVSTIASFAAKWLVPRLPHFQERHPHLDVLLSTTPQMVDFTQQDVDAAIRFGRGGWDGVRAEKLLTEDIFPVCSPSLLEGLKPLRTPEDLAGFILLHDDFLIGWTMWLQSAGVRGVDAARGPRFTDSALVLQAAVAGQGIALARRVLAADDLDAGRLVAPFGITLPTELAYYFVAPPRYFDRPKVAAFYEWVCGEAKEYRKAEERAGVPAALVNAAGQSL; this is encoded by the coding sequence ATGGGACGCCGCTTGCCACCTCTGAACGCCATACGCGCCTTCGAGGCCGCCGCGCGCCATCTCAGCTTCACCCGCGCGGCGGAGGAGCTTAGTGTGACCCAGGCCGCCATCAGCCACCAGATCAAGGGGCTCGAGGAGGTCCTGGGCGTGCCGCTGTTCCGGCGGCTCAACCGGGCGCTGGTGCTGACCGAAGCCGGACAGGGCTACCTGCCGCCGCTGCGGGACGCCCTGGACCAGATCGCCGACGCGACGGCGAAGCTCAAGGCCGCCGACGGCGGCGGTTCGCTCACCGTCAGCACCATCGCCTCCTTCGCCGCCAAATGGCTCGTGCCCCGGCTGCCGCACTTCCAGGAACGGCATCCCCACCTGGACGTCCTGCTGTCGACCACGCCGCAGATGGTCGACTTCACCCAGCAGGACGTCGACGCGGCGATCCGGTTCGGGCGCGGCGGCTGGGACGGGGTGCGGGCCGAAAAGCTGCTGACCGAGGACATTTTCCCGGTCTGCTCGCCCTCCCTGCTCGAAGGCCTCAAACCCCTTCGCACGCCGGAGGATCTGGCCGGGTTCATCCTGCTGCACGACGATTTCCTGATCGGCTGGACCATGTGGCTCCAGTCGGCCGGCGTGCGCGGCGTGGACGCGGCCCGCGGTCCCCGCTTCACGGATTCGGCGCTTGTGCTCCAGGCGGCGGTGGCCGGCCAGGGCATTGCCCTGGCGCGGCGCGTGCTGGCGGCCGACGACCTGGATGCCGGCCGACTGGTGGCCCCCTTCGGCATCACCCTACCGACCGAGCTGGCCTATTACTTCGTGGCGCCGCCCCGCTACTTCGACCGCCCCAAGGTGGCGGCGTTCTATGAATGGGTGTGCGGCGAAGCCAAGGAATACAGGAAGGCGGAGGAGCGGGCGGGCGTGCCGGCCGCGCTTGTCAACGCTGCCGGCCAGTCCCTATAA
- a CDS encoding DUF1127 domain-containing protein encodes MTVGIRKSAQFGPDLSLKGLNRLLVSAFDALLDWQDRARQRHRLGEMDDHLLRDIGLSRADLEHEAAKPFWRA; translated from the coding sequence ATGACTGTCGGCATCAGGAAGTCCGCGCAGTTCGGTCCGGACCTCAGCCTGAAGGGCCTCAACCGCCTCCTGGTGAGCGCCTTCGACGCCCTGCTGGATTGGCAGGACCGGGCGCGCCAGCGCCATCGCCTGGGCGAGATGGACGATCACCTGCTGCGCGACATCGGCCTGTCCCGCGCCGACCTGGAGCACGAAGCGGCCAAGCCGTTCTGGCGCGCCTGA
- a CDS encoding LysR family transcriptional regulator produces MDCETQQSRQLPPLSAVRAFEAAGRHGSFTGAAQELGVTPAAISHHVKMLESWLGVVLFRRFARGLELTDDGRRYLPRLTSALDEIASVTDDLMGERADRD; encoded by the coding sequence TTGGACTGCGAAACGCAACAGAGTCGGCAGCTGCCGCCGCTCAGCGCCGTACGGGCGTTCGAGGCGGCCGGACGGCATGGCAGCTTCACAGGCGCGGCCCAGGAACTGGGGGTGACCCCGGCGGCGATCAGCCATCACGTCAAGATGCTCGAAAGCTGGCTTGGGGTCGTCCTGTTCCGGCGCTTTGCCCGGGGCCTGGAACTGACCGACGACGGGCGCCGCTATCTGCCGCGCCTGACCAGCGCGCTGGACGAGATCGCCTCGGTCACCGACGATCTGATGGGCGAACGGGCCGACCGCGACTGA
- a CDS encoding AEC family transporter has translation MSQLFIVFTALTPIFILILLGYVLRRRRIVPDDFWIPVEKLTYYLFFPLLLLDNLSKASLGDLAVVPMGLALVSAILTATLVLLLLRRRINPDGPAFTSVFQGSVRPNTFVGLAAAAALFGRPGVTLFAIGLATVVPLVNVLCVVVLSRYGSGNGTSVRAIVSGILRNPIIIGVAGGAALNLSGIGRPPLVGPVFEILGDAALPLGLLAVGAGLDVAAARAAGGAVLQSSLMKLMVVPGLTALYGAVFGSTG, from the coding sequence ATGTCCCAGCTCTTCATCGTCTTCACCGCCCTCACGCCGATCTTCATCCTGATCCTGCTGGGATACGTGCTGCGCCGGCGCCGGATCGTCCCGGACGATTTCTGGATTCCGGTGGAGAAGCTCACCTATTACCTCTTCTTCCCGCTCCTGCTGCTGGACAACCTGTCCAAGGCCAGCCTCGGCGACCTCGCCGTCGTGCCCATGGGGCTCGCCCTGGTATCGGCGATCCTGACGGCCACCCTCGTCCTTCTGCTGCTGCGCAGGCGGATCAATCCCGACGGTCCGGCCTTCACCTCCGTCTTCCAGGGATCGGTCAGGCCGAACACGTTCGTGGGCCTGGCGGCCGCCGCGGCCCTGTTCGGCCGTCCGGGCGTCACGCTGTTCGCGATCGGCCTGGCGACGGTCGTGCCGCTGGTCAACGTGCTGTGCGTGGTCGTGCTGTCCCGGTACGGCTCCGGCAACGGAACCTCGGTGCGGGCGATCGTCTCGGGCATCCTGCGCAACCCGATCATCATCGGCGTGGCGGGCGGAGCCGCCCTCAACCTCAGCGGGATCGGCCGCCCGCCCCTGGTCGGGCCCGTCTTCGAGATCCTGGGGGACGCCGCACTTCCGCTGGGCCTGCTGGCGGTCGGCGCGGGCCTGGACGTCGCGGCCGCGCGCGCGGCGGGGGGCGCGGTGCTCCAGTCGTCGCTGATGAAGCTGATGGTCGTGCCCGGGCTGACCGCTCTGTACGGCGCCGTCTTCGGGTCCACGGGCTGA
- the ruvX gene encoding Holliday junction resolvase RuvX, giving the protein MAIRKLTDLLDIVPRGKRLLGLDLGTKTVGMAISDPGFSVASPIGTIKRTKFTVDARELARIIKDREVGAVVIGLPVNMDGSEGPSAERARQFGASMLEHRDILGGEQEIAFWDERLSTSAVQRMMIDADMTRKRRAEVVDKMAAAYILQGALDALAGIRAAARLAEEERREQEQDEKEGTEDGNS; this is encoded by the coding sequence ATGGCGATCCGCAAGCTCACGGACCTTCTCGACATCGTACCCCGCGGCAAGCGGCTGCTGGGGCTCGACCTGGGCACCAAGACCGTCGGCATGGCGATCTCCGACCCCGGATTCTCCGTGGCGTCGCCGATCGGCACGATCAAGCGCACCAAGTTCACGGTGGATGCGCGCGAGCTGGCCCGGATCATCAAGGACCGGGAGGTGGGCGCGGTGGTGATCGGGCTGCCGGTCAACATGGACGGCAGCGAGGGACCCTCGGCCGAGCGCGCCCGGCAGTTCGGCGCCAGCATGCTGGAGCACAGGGACATCCTCGGCGGGGAGCAGGAGATCGCGTTCTGGGACGAGCGGCTGTCCACCAGCGCGGTCCAGCGCATGATGATCGACGCCGATATGACCCGGAAGCGCCGCGCCGAGGTCGTGGACAAGATGGCCGCCGCCTACATCCTCCAGGGAGCGCTCGACGCTCTGGCGGGAATACGCGCGGCGGCGCGGCTGGCCGAGGAGGAGCGCCGGGAACAGGAACAGGACGAGAAGGAAGGGACCGAAGACGGCAATTCCTGA
- the gatC gene encoding Asp-tRNA(Asn)/Glu-tRNA(Gln) amidotransferase subunit GatC: protein MSLDKATVAKIAHLARIKVPEADQDHLAGELSNILNFVEQLNEVDTVGVQPMTSVAPHKLRRRPDAVTDGGVRDAVLLNAPDSAEGFFVVPKVVE from the coding sequence ATGTCGCTCGATAAGGCCACCGTGGCGAAGATCGCCCACTTGGCCCGCATCAAGGTGCCCGAGGCCGACCAGGACCACCTGGCCGGCGAACTCAGCAACATCCTGAACTTCGTCGAGCAATTGAACGAGGTCGATACCGTCGGCGTGCAACCGATGACCAGCGTGGCACCCCACAAGCTGCGCCGCCGTCCCGACGCCGTCACCGATGGCGGCGTCCGCGACGCCGTGCTGCTCAACGCCCCGGACAGTGCCGAGGGCTTCTTCGTCGTGCCGAAGGTTGTCGAGTGA
- a CDS encoding amidase family protein: protein MTDLTKLTMTEALAGMAKGEFTSVELTEAHVRAVEASRALNAFITETPDQAIAMAERADARRAKGEAGPMNGLPIAVKDLFCTAGFQTTAGSHILEGFKPPYESTVTSNLWRDGAVMLGKVNLDEFAMGSSNVTSHYGPVVSPWSEGTLVQRDMAEEGGFLSELTAAVRQPRPVQEWQWTRKLVPGGSSGGSAAAVAARCAMAATGTDTGGSIRQPASFVGIVGIKPTYGRCSRWGIVAFASSLDQAGPMTRTVGDAALMLGSMCGFDPKDSTSVDMPVPDFRAALTGDIRGLKVGIPKEYRVDGMPAEIEKLWQQGIDWLKAAGAEPVEISLPHTKYALATYYIVAPAECSSNLARYDGVRFGLRVEGKDLKDMYENTRAEGFGAEVKRRIMIGTYVLSAGYYEAYYRKAQQVRTRIAEDFEQAYRQCDVILTPTAPSTAFAIGEKMDDPIAMYLNDVFTVPASLAGLPGISVPAGLASDGLPLGLQILGRPFDESTVLRVAGVLENAAGFDALPPFVAARG from the coding sequence ATGACGGATCTGACAAAGCTGACCATGACCGAAGCCCTGGCCGGGATGGCCAAGGGCGAATTCACCAGCGTCGAGCTGACCGAGGCGCATGTCCGCGCGGTCGAGGCGTCGCGCGCCCTGAACGCCTTCATCACCGAGACGCCGGACCAGGCGATCGCCATGGCCGAACGGGCCGACGCGCGGCGGGCCAAAGGCGAGGCCGGGCCGATGAACGGTCTGCCGATCGCGGTCAAGGACCTGTTCTGCACGGCGGGATTCCAGACCACCGCCGGCAGCCATATCCTGGAAGGCTTCAAGCCGCCTTATGAGTCCACCGTCACGTCCAACCTGTGGCGGGACGGCGCGGTGATGCTCGGCAAGGTCAACCTGGACGAGTTCGCCATGGGCTCCTCCAACGTGACCAGCCATTACGGCCCCGTCGTCAGCCCCTGGAGCGAGGGCACCCTGGTGCAGCGAGACATGGCGGAGGAGGGCGGCTTCCTGTCCGAGCTGACCGCCGCCGTGCGCCAGCCGCGCCCGGTGCAGGAATGGCAGTGGACCCGCAAGCTGGTGCCCGGCGGATCGTCGGGCGGCTCGGCCGCCGCCGTGGCGGCGCGCTGCGCCATGGCCGCGACCGGAACCGACACGGGCGGATCGATCCGCCAGCCGGCCTCGTTCGTCGGCATCGTCGGCATCAAGCCGACCTATGGCCGCTGCTCGCGCTGGGGCATCGTCGCCTTCGCCTCGTCGCTCGACCAGGCCGGTCCGATGACCCGCACGGTCGGGGACGCGGCCCTGATGCTGGGTTCCATGTGCGGGTTCGATCCCAAGGATTCGACCAGCGTGGACATGCCCGTGCCGGACTTCCGTGCCGCGCTGACCGGCGATATCCGGGGACTCAAGGTCGGCATCCCCAAGGAATACCGCGTCGACGGAATGCCCGCCGAGATCGAGAAGCTGTGGCAGCAGGGCATCGACTGGCTGAAGGCGGCCGGCGCCGAGCCGGTCGAGATCAGCCTGCCGCACACCAAATACGCCCTGGCGACCTATTACATCGTGGCGCCGGCGGAGTGCTCGTCCAACCTGGCGCGCTACGACGGCGTCCGCTTCGGCTTGCGGGTCGAGGGCAAGGATCTGAAGGACATGTACGAGAACACCCGCGCCGAGGGTTTCGGGGCAGAGGTCAAGCGCCGCATCATGATCGGCACCTATGTGCTGTCGGCGGGCTACTACGAAGCTTATTACCGCAAGGCGCAGCAGGTCCGGACCCGGATCGCGGAGGACTTCGAGCAGGCCTACAGGCAGTGCGACGTGATCCTGACGCCGACGGCGCCCAGCACCGCGTTCGCTATCGGCGAGAAGATGGACGATCCGATCGCCATGTACCTGAACGACGTGTTCACGGTGCCGGCGTCGCTGGCGGGACTGCCCGGCATCTCGGTGCCGGCGGGGCTGGCGTCCGACGGGCTGCCGCTGGGACTGCAGATCCTCGGCCGGCCGTTCGACGAGTCGACCGTGCTGCGGGTGGCCGGCGTGCTGGAGAATGCCGCCGGCTTCGACGCCCTGCCGCCCTTCGTCGCCGCCCGCGGCTGA